In Penicillium oxalicum strain HP7-1 chromosome I, whole genome shotgun sequence, a single window of DNA contains:
- a CDS encoding 60S ribosomal protein, whose product MAKTKKSGDTLASRLALVMKSGKVTMGSKSTMKTLRSGKAKLVLIAGNCPPLRKSELEYYAMLAKVPVHHFNGNNIELGTACGKLFRCSTMAVLDAGDSDILSREA is encoded by the exons AtggccaagaccaagaagtcCGGTGACACCCTCGCCTCCCGCCTGGCCCTCGTCATGAAGTCCGGCAAGG TCACCATGGGTTCCAAGTCCACCATGAAGACCCTCCGCTCTGGCAAGGCCAAGCTGGTTCTCATTGCCGGCAACTGCCCTCCTCTGCGCAAGTCCGAGCTTGAGTACTACGCCATGCTCGCCAAGGTCCCTGTCCACCACTTCAACGGCAACAAC ATTGAGCTCGGTACCGCTTGCGGTAAGCTCTTCCGATGCTCCACCATGGCTGTCCTCGATGCCGGTGACTCCGACATCCTCAGCCGTGAGGCTTAA
- a CDS encoding Homoserine O-acetyltransferase yields MVAEISSSAATKFQRVDAQPENPYAALIEDQSIAIVPSFTLESGVTLYNVPVAYTTRGVLSPNGDNVLVICHALSGSADVADWWGPLLGGPGQAFDVTRFFVVCLNSLGSPYGSASAVTYKDGRPESGYYGPEFPLTTVRDDVNIHKLVLDDLGVKQIAAVVGGSMGGMLTLEYSFFGKDYVRAIVPIATSARHSAWCISWGEAQRQSIYSDPKYDDGYYPFNDPPATGLGAARMSALLTYRSRNSFESRFGRNVPDPTRRLNINGTERLPSPPNEHWAIHNDGHRGGTTSRSESRQQSPVPQSDVQYMDPQFSGTKTFSAPTPTKADGRPRPPTYFSAQSYLRYQGDKFVKRFDANCYIAMTRKLDTHDVSRHRASPDAENPVREALSKVEQPALVLGIESDGLFTFAEQQEIAAGIPDSRLERIDSPEGHDAFLLQFEQVNRHIVAFFHEVLPDIMSQSNVDGAAAVASVTKLTKSSTFGEAEVEDITAW; encoded by the exons ATGGTTGCCGAAATCAGCAGTTCAGCTGCTACGAAGTTCC AGAGAGTCGATGCCCAGCCGGAGAACCCCTATGCGGCACTGATTGAGGATCAATCCATTGCCATTGTCCCGTCATTTACACTCGAATCTGGTGTCACTCTGTACAATGTACCTGTCGCTTATACTACGCGCGGTGTTCTTTCGCCCAACGGCGACAATGTCTTGGTGATCTGCCATGCACTTAGCGGCAGCGCCGATGTCGCTGACTGGTGGGGACCGCTCCTCGGAGGACCCGGCCAGGCTTTTGACGTGACCCGATTTTTTGTCGTCTGCTTGAACAGCCTGGGCAGTCCTTATGGCAGTGCGAGTGCCGTCACTTACAAAGATGGAAGGCCCGAGAGCGGCTATTATGGGCCTGAGTTCCCTCTCACCACTGTTCGAGATGACGTGAATATTCACAAGCTTGTTCTGGACGACCTCGGTGTCAAGCAGATTGCTGCAGTGGTTGGTGGCTCGATGGGTGGTATGCTCACACTGGAGTATTCCTTCTTTGGCAAAGACTATGTCCGCGCTATTGTTCCTATCGCGACATCTGCTCGTCATTCTGCATGGTGCATCAGCTGGGGTGAAGCGCAACGGCAAAGCATCTACAGTGATCCCAAGTATGACGATGGATACTACCCGTTCAACGACCCACCAGCAACTGGTCTCGGAGCTGCTCGTATGTCTGCGCTGCTCACGTATCGCAGTCGAAACTCGTTCGAGTCACGATTTGGACGCAACGTTCCTGACCCCACAAGACGTCTCAACATCAATGGCACTGAAAGATTACCCAGCCCACCCAACGAGCATTGGGCTATCCATAACGACGGTCACCGCGGTGGAACGACCTCTCGCTCGGAGAGCCGACAACAATCCCCTGTTCCCCAAAGCGACGTCCAGTACATGGACCCGCAATTCTCGGGCACAAAGACATTCTCAGCACCCACGCCAACCAAAGCTGACGGACGCCCACGGCCACCCACCTACTTCTCGGCACAATCATACCTCCGTTACCAGGGAGACAAGTTTGTGAAGCGCTTTGACGCCAACTGTTACATCGCGATGACCCGAAAGCTCGACACTCACGACGTGTCCCGGCATCGCGCAAGCCCCGATGCTGAGAATCCTGTGCGGGAAGCTCTTTCAAAAGTCGAGCAACCGGCACTCGTCCTCGGTATCGAATCCGATGGCTTATTCACATTTGCTGAACAGCAAGAGATTGCTGCCGGCATTCCGGACTCGCGCTTGGAGCGCATCGACAGTCCCGAAGGACATGACGCCTTTTTGCTTCAGTTCGAGCAAGTCAACCGCCACATTGTGGCCTTCTTCCATGAAGTCCTCCCTGACATTATGAGTCAGTCCAATGTTGATGGAGCCGCTGCGGTTGCCAGTGTCACCAAATTGACTAAGAGTAGTACGTTTGGTGAGGCTGAGGTGGAGGATATCACTGCGTGGTAA